The Macrotis lagotis isolate mMagLag1 chromosome 6, bilby.v1.9.chrom.fasta, whole genome shotgun sequence genome includes a window with the following:
- the TRIM59 gene encoding tripartite motif-containing protein 59 produces the protein MHNFEEELTCSICYSIFEDPRVLPCSHTFCRNCLENVLQASGNFYMWRPIRIPLKCPNCRSTVEIPPPGIESLPINFALRAIIEKYQQEDRPDVVTCPEHPGQPLNVYCLQDRQLVCGHCLTIGQHHGHPIDDLASAYGKETESPAELLEQLTDGHWTQACLLIEQLEQQKAHFEEIVQSEKDVVLHYFKKLNDILDLKKDAFLSALHDVKTAIDEEYSPQIERMKEIREEQLELMSLTTALGEEESPLKFLEKVHNVRQRVQALKQRKLPIVKPLEIYPQIGQVLKKEWSRTEIGRVKKLTVPKIKLSPQRTQCAPVSKEEKKTEEFLKILSIFILTLLSGMLIFMFLFNKHMLPILNDMSSVYFPAVSQSLYHILSSNVDTVKETVCHAYHVLKGLMWDALSSCL, from the coding sequence ATGCATAACTTTGAGGAAGAGCTAACATGCTCCATTTGTTACAGTATATTTGAAGATCCTCGAGTATTACCATGCTCCCATACGTTTTGCAGAAATTGTCTGGAAAACGTTCTTCAGGCATCTGGTAACTTTTACATGTGGAGACCCATCCGAATTCCTCTGAAGTGTCCTAATTGCAGAAGTACGGTCGAAATCCCTCCCCCTGGTATTGAATCTTTACCGATCAATTTTGCCCTGAGAGCAATCATTGAAAAATACCAGCAGGAAGATAGGCCCGATGTGGTCACCTGCCCCGAGCATCCCGGCCAGCCGCTGAACGTGTACTGCCTGCAGGACCGCCAGCTGGTGTGTGGCCACTGCCTCACCATCGGCCAGCATCACGGCCACCCCATCGATGACCTGGCCAGCGCCTACGGGAAGGAGACGGAGAGTCCTGCCGAGCTCCTGGAGCAGCTCACCGACGGCCACTGGACTCAGGCCTGTCTGCTGATTGAACAGTTAGAGCAGCAGAAGGCGCATTTTGAGGAGATTGTTCAAAGCGAAAAAGATGTCGTCCTCCATTATTTTAAGAAGCTTAATGACATATTGGACCTGAAAAAAGATGCCTTCCTATCTGCTTTGCACGATGTTAAGACTGCAATTGATGAAGAATACTCTCCACaaattgaaagaatgaaagaaataagagaagagcAGCTTGAATTGATGTCATTGACCACAGCTTTGGGAGAGGAGGAGTCACCCCTTAAATTCCTGGAAAAAGTCCATAATGTTCGTCAGCGGGTCCAGGccttgaaacaaagaaaactcCCCATTGTTAAGCCTCTTGAAATTTATCCACAAATTGGCCAGGTATTGAAGAAGGAATGGTCAAGGACTGAAATTGGTCGAGTTAAAAAACTTACAGTCCCCAAAATAAAGCTTTCCCCGCAAAGGACACAATGTGCCCCAGTcagtaaagaagagaagaagacagAGGAGTTTTTGAagattttaagcatttttatattAACACTTTTGTCCGGGATGTTGATATTCATGTTTTTGTTTAACAAACATATGCTGCCCATTTTAAATGACATGAGCTCAGTCTATTTCCCAGCAGTTTCTCAATCTCTGTATCATATTTTGTCTAGCAACGTGGATACAGTTAAGGAAACAGTGTGCCATGCTTATCATGTGCTGAAGGGACTAATGTGGGACGCTCTTTCTAGTTGTTTGTGA